One window of the Asticcacaulis sp. SL142 genome contains the following:
- a CDS encoding TonB-dependent receptor: MNTTKSNRGLKRAVRAAVLCSASTLALVASGAYAQDAAPATTSAEDVETVIVTGVRGSLQRSMNIKRNAIGVVDAISAEDIGKYPDTNLAESIQRISGVSINRINGEGSEVTVRGFGPGFNLTTLNGRVMPSANIAVVGQDNDFGGGGSRNFDFSNIASDGVSGFEVYKTGKADVASGGIGATLNIKTLRPINRSGSTGSITVKGLHGENMVDGNDWTPEVSGAYSWGSEDKTFGVAVFGSYSERDVATRTATQNSWNIDYFATCPDAKPSCSLFLPSGSGRLRYDTGGNLLSTITNRPPDGAQVSYGNDSRYQLNDAHTERTNLQATVQWRPAENWLFTADALYAENKATENRSDAGNWFNRPFDQVVFEQGASGIYNAVFMQENLSGVKDMGFEQALRGVNDKLTSYGLNAEWNINDSMTLSLDAHSSKAEALPGNPNGTTAVLIALGAPVIASHSVDYRGEIPIQRYVINDALRGNNNGALDLGDLGSQVGRMITNSQTHKIDEFKANFRYDFDSESRFDAGIDFIKSKMDTTTGSTYQALGDWGISNPGDVAQYAPGLVQTYDIGAMFQDFTPGDSSIAFRGNALDIYNALADGYNVSIPTASITANTIEEDIKAIYGQFLMKGDLLGMSATVVAGLRYEKTDVTASALQSIPTAIRWTADNDTTVDFGSGVATISSESSYHNWLPNLDVSVNVRDDVVARASFSKTIARPSFGNMYATTTVNGPPRPTLNGVNPTATSGNPSLLPLESSNVDFSVEWYYGPSNYASIGFYNKDIANFVGQGSVEQSLFDLRDPSSGAAGSRSGTAATALAAIGQGTTDVNLFTMTALIVKNNGDAAAATTEYQANSTGGNLNQAFVDQILAQYDITADANDPLHTFVTSIPVNDKTANLYGFEMAFQHFFGDTGFGVAGSLTTVDGDVEFDNSQADTDTVQFPLLGLSDTYNVTLIYDKGPLSGRLSYNWRDEYISGANRDGTAHNPTYVEAFGVVDMSVNYQVTPSIQLTLEGLNLTKEHIRQHGRDKVNLYYAQELDTRYQLGVRYKF; this comes from the coding sequence ATGAACACTACAAAATCTAACCGGGGATTGAAACGGGCGGTACGGGCAGCGGTGCTCTGCAGTGCCTCGACCCTCGCCCTCGTGGCCAGTGGCGCGTATGCGCAGGACGCGGCCCCTGCAACGACAAGCGCTGAAGACGTTGAAACCGTTATCGTCACCGGCGTGCGCGGGTCTTTGCAGCGCTCCATGAACATCAAGCGCAACGCCATCGGCGTGGTTGATGCGATCTCGGCCGAAGATATCGGCAAATATCCCGACACCAACCTGGCTGAATCGATTCAGCGCATCTCCGGCGTATCGATCAACCGCATCAACGGCGAAGGCTCCGAAGTGACCGTGCGCGGTTTCGGTCCGGGCTTTAACCTGACCACTCTGAACGGTCGCGTTATGCCTTCGGCGAACATCGCCGTGGTGGGTCAGGACAACGACTTTGGCGGCGGCGGCAGCCGTAACTTCGATTTCTCCAACATCGCCTCTGATGGCGTGAGCGGCTTTGAAGTCTACAAAACCGGTAAGGCCGATGTGGCTTCGGGCGGTATTGGCGCCACGCTGAACATCAAGACCCTGCGCCCGATTAACCGCTCTGGCTCAACCGGCAGCATTACGGTCAAGGGGCTGCATGGCGAAAACATGGTCGACGGTAACGACTGGACCCCCGAAGTTTCCGGCGCCTATAGCTGGGGCAGCGAAGACAAGACCTTTGGCGTCGCCGTATTCGGTTCCTATTCCGAACGTGATGTCGCCACCCGCACCGCCACCCAGAACTCCTGGAACATTGACTATTTCGCGACCTGCCCTGATGCCAAGCCGAGTTGCTCCCTGTTCCTGCCGAGCGGCAGCGGCCGTCTGCGCTATGACACCGGCGGCAATCTTTTGTCGACCATCACCAACCGTCCGCCCGACGGTGCACAGGTGTCTTACGGCAACGACAGCCGCTATCAGTTGAACGACGCCCATACCGAGCGCACAAACCTTCAGGCTACCGTTCAGTGGCGTCCGGCTGAAAACTGGCTGTTCACGGCGGATGCCCTGTATGCCGAAAACAAAGCGACCGAAAACCGCTCCGACGCCGGCAACTGGTTCAACCGTCCGTTCGATCAGGTTGTGTTTGAACAAGGCGCCTCCGGCATCTACAACGCCGTCTTCATGCAGGAAAATCTGTCCGGTGTGAAGGACATGGGCTTTGAACAGGCTCTGCGCGGTGTTAATGACAAATTGACTTCCTACGGCCTGAACGCCGAATGGAACATCAACGACAGCATGACCCTGTCTCTGGACGCCCATAGCTCCAAGGCCGAAGCCCTGCCAGGCAATCCAAACGGCACCACCGCCGTGCTGATCGCCTTGGGCGCGCCAGTGATCGCCTCTCACTCGGTTGATTATCGCGGTGAGATTCCGATCCAGCGTTATGTTATCAACGACGCCCTGCGTGGCAATAACAACGGGGCACTGGATCTCGGAGACCTGGGTTCACAGGTTGGCCGCATGATCACCAACAGTCAGACGCATAAGATCGATGAGTTCAAAGCTAACTTCCGTTACGACTTTGACAGCGAAAGCCGCTTTGATGCCGGTATCGATTTCATAAAGTCCAAGATGGATACGACAACCGGCTCCACCTATCAGGCGCTGGGTGACTGGGGTATTTCCAATCCGGGTGATGTCGCACAGTACGCACCGGGTCTGGTTCAGACCTATGATATCGGGGCCATGTTCCAAGACTTTACGCCGGGTGATTCCAGCATAGCCTTCCGCGGTAATGCGCTCGATATCTATAACGCCCTTGCCGATGGTTATAACGTGTCCATCCCTACGGCTTCGATCACCGCCAATACGATCGAAGAAGACATCAAGGCCATCTATGGTCAGTTCCTGATGAAGGGCGACCTTCTGGGTATGTCGGCCACTGTGGTCGCCGGTCTGCGCTATGAAAAGACTGATGTTACGGCTTCGGCACTGCAAAGCATCCCGACCGCCATTCGCTGGACGGCTGATAACGACACCACAGTCGATTTTGGCAGCGGTGTGGCCACCATCAGTTCTGAATCCAGCTATCATAACTGGCTGCCGAACCTCGATGTGTCGGTCAATGTCCGTGATGATGTCGTGGCGCGCGCCTCGTTCTCCAAGACGATCGCCCGTCCGTCATTCGGCAACATGTATGCCACCACCACCGTCAATGGTCCGCCGCGTCCGACCCTTAACGGTGTCAACCCGACCGCCACCAGTGGCAACCCATCGCTGCTGCCACTGGAATCGAGCAACGTCGACTTCTCTGTGGAATGGTACTACGGCCCGTCCAACTATGCCTCGATTGGCTTCTACAACAAGGACATAGCCAACTTCGTGGGTCAGGGCTCGGTTGAGCAAAGCCTGTTCGATCTGCGTGACCCGTCATCGGGTGCCGCCGGTTCGCGTTCCGGCACGGCAGCGACCGCACTGGCCGCGATTGGTCAGGGCACAACGGACGTGAACCTGTTCACCATGACGGCCTTGATCGTCAAGAATAATGGCGACGCGGCTGCCGCAACGACCGAGTATCAGGCTAATTCGACCGGTGGCAATCTGAACCAGGCGTTTGTCGACCAGATTCTGGCTCAATATGACATCACCGCTGATGCCAATGACCCGCTGCATACCTTTGTGACCAGCATCCCGGTCAACGACAAGACCGCGAACCTGTACGGCTTCGAAATGGCCTTCCAGCACTTCTTCGGTGATACCGGCTTTGGGGTCGCGGGCAGCCTGACCACGGTTGATGGCGATGTCGAATTCGACAACTCTCAGGCGGATACCGACACCGTTCAGTTCCCGCTTCTGGGTCTGTCGGATACCTACAACGTCACCCTGATCTACGATAAGGGGCCGCTGTCGGGCCGTCTGTCCTATAACTGGCGTGACGAATACATCAGCGGCGCAAACCGCGATGGCACCGCTCACAACCCGACCTATGTCGAAGCTTTCGGCGTGGTCGATATGTCGGTAAACTATCAGGTCACCCCAAGCATTCAACTCACGCTTGAGGGCCTTAACCTGACCAAGGAACACATCCGCCAACACGGACGTGACAAGGTCAACCTGTACTATGCTCAGGAACTGGATACCCGCTATCAGTTGGGTGTGCGTTACAAGTTCTAA
- a CDS encoding SapC family protein yields the protein MSQPVPIDNVEHHDLKYAAGFSQAFGDSVNQIAVFPTEFADIQREYPIFFRRDDKNNFYAVALLGLDKDENLFLSDTDWNGHYVPAMIARGPFLIGFRAHDIDGETRREPVIHADLDHPRFSRTEGEPLFLPHGGNAPRLERITRTLRTIHTGAEIMPAMFAAFESAGLLAPIEVDIRLDETTVYKIPDLFGISAEAMSGLAGEALHALNKQGFLALAFQAMSSLGNMSKLIEMKNRKRNRT from the coding sequence ATGAGCCAGCCCGTTCCCATCGACAATGTCGAACACCACGACCTGAAATATGCCGCTGGCTTTAGTCAGGCCTTTGGCGACAGCGTCAATCAGATCGCCGTGTTTCCCACGGAATTTGCGGACATTCAGCGCGAATATCCGATTTTTTTCCGCCGCGACGACAAAAACAATTTCTACGCCGTGGCCTTGCTGGGTCTGGATAAGGACGAGAACCTGTTCCTGTCCGACACTGACTGGAACGGGCACTATGTCCCGGCCATGATCGCCCGAGGCCCGTTCCTGATTGGCTTCAGGGCGCACGATATCGACGGGGAGACCCGCCGTGAGCCGGTGATCCACGCCGATCTTGACCATCCCCGTTTCAGCCGCACTGAAGGCGAGCCTCTGTTCCTGCCCCACGGCGGCAATGCCCCGCGTCTGGAGCGCATTACCCGGACGTTGCGCACCATCCATACCGGTGCTGAGATCATGCCCGCCATGTTCGCAGCCTTTGAAAGCGCCGGTCTGCTGGCCCCGATTGAGGTCGATATCCGGCTGGATGAGACCACCGTCTATAAAATCCCTGACCTGTTCGGCATCAGCGCTGAGGCCATGAGCGGCCTTGCGGGTGAGGCGCTGCACGCGCTCAATAAACAAGGCTTTCTGGCGCTGGCCTTTCAGGCGATGTCGTCGCTTGGCAATATGTCGAAGCTTATTGAAATGAAAAACCGCAAACGCAACCGGACCTAG
- a CDS encoding acyltransferase family protein has protein sequence MTNISQTGTEERYGALDAVRAGALMLGVALHATMAYTDPPFWIVQDAQRDNGFWIGFFVIHIFRMSLFFMLAGFFARLVFHKYGLKGFVANRAKRIALPLIIFWLPVIAAIITLAVMASMKFAAAGGVVPPAPPPPTLETFPLTHLWFLYMLLLLYVGMLALRGIVVLIDRSGALRDGMGKLLGWGVKTGVAIPVLALPLVLVTAQTTDWMRWIGISTPDTGFMPNLMALTGFWVAFVFGWGLHRRADLLASLAQQWMSNLLAAVIFTTYCLWDMDATASFDKVAGRDHLLYAASYGLAIWTWSFGLIGLAMKTLSKPSQVWRFLSDSSYWVYIVHLPLVLWFQYLLADQAWPAVAKFAAVVAGTLVIGWVSYRFGVRYTIIGTLLNGRKRAPHKLKQAAAHATN, from the coding sequence ATGACAAACATATCTCAAACGGGGACAGAGGAACGGTACGGCGCCCTTGATGCCGTCAGGGCCGGGGCATTGATGCTGGGCGTGGCTCTGCACGCCACCATGGCCTATACCGACCCGCCGTTCTGGATCGTTCAGGACGCGCAGAGGGATAACGGGTTCTGGATAGGGTTCTTTGTCATCCATATCTTCCGCATGAGCCTGTTTTTCATGCTGGCCGGGTTTTTTGCGCGGCTGGTGTTTCATAAATATGGCCTCAAAGGCTTTGTGGCTAACCGCGCCAAACGCATTGCCTTGCCGCTGATTATCTTCTGGCTGCCGGTGATCGCGGCGATCATCACCCTTGCGGTTATGGCGTCGATGAAGTTCGCGGCCGCAGGTGGTGTGGTGCCACCCGCCCCGCCACCGCCGACACTAGAGACCTTTCCGCTGACCCACCTGTGGTTCCTTTACATGCTGCTCCTGCTGTATGTCGGGATGCTGGCCTTACGCGGCATTGTGGTGCTGATTGACCGCAGTGGGGCTTTACGTGACGGCATGGGAAAACTGCTGGGCTGGGGTGTTAAAACCGGTGTGGCTATTCCCGTTCTGGCCCTGCCGCTGGTGCTGGTGACGGCGCAGACGACCGACTGGATGCGCTGGATCGGCATATCCACGCCGGATACGGGGTTTATGCCCAATCTTATGGCCCTGACCGGGTTTTGGGTGGCGTTTGTCTTTGGCTGGGGCCTGCATCGCCGCGCCGACCTGTTGGCGAGCCTGGCCCAGCAATGGATGTCGAACCTGCTGGCGGCGGTGATCTTCACCACCTATTGTCTGTGGGACATGGATGCGACGGCAAGCTTTGATAAGGTCGCCGGGCGTGATCATTTGTTATACGCCGCAAGCTATGGGCTCGCCATCTGGACCTGGAGTTTCGGCCTGATCGGACTGGCGATGAAAACCCTGTCTAAGCCCAGTCAGGTCTGGCGCTTTTTATCAGACTCGTCCTATTGGGTATATATCGTCCACCTGCCGCTGGTACTGTGGTTTCAATACCTGCTGGCCGATCAGGCTTGGCCGGCGGTGGCTAAATTCGCCGCCGTGGTGGCGGGGACCTTGGTCATCGGGTGGGTCAGCTACCGGTTCGGCGTCAGGTACACGATTATAGGTACGTTACTAAACGGCCGCAAACGCGCGCCCCATAAACTGAAACAGGCGGCCGCCCATGCCACAAACTAA
- a CDS encoding cupin-like domain-containing protein codes for MPDTALPPTAKPLILNGIAPGDIPYDELMAGQRPVILKGVAKDWPLVQAGRTSPKAVMDDLLRYYQGRPVTGYTGAHAMGGRFFYNDDMSALNFKGERVALEAFLKQIHDHLDDPTPPSFYIGSTDLGLYLPGLRDDNDLILNHDMFEANPPLASIWIGNRTTATCHFDMSHNLAVCVAGKRRFTLFPPDQVHNLYPGPLEPTPGGQVVSMVDFRNPDHERFPRFREALAQAQVADMEPGDVLFYPALWWHHVEALEPFNILINYWWNTSPAFMDTPWTTLLHGMLSLRDRPEPEKAAWRELFDYYIFGPADVPAAHLPEAVRGALAPLDTLTARRLRAQILQKLNR; via the coding sequence ATGCCCGACACCGCCCTGCCCCCCACGGCCAAGCCTCTGATTCTCAACGGTATCGCGCCGGGTGATATCCCCTATGATGAGCTGATGGCCGGGCAACGGCCGGTGATCCTGAAAGGCGTGGCGAAGGACTGGCCTCTGGTGCAGGCGGGCCGCACCAGCCCCAAAGCCGTGATGGATGACCTGCTGCGCTATTATCAGGGCCGTCCGGTGACCGGCTATACCGGCGCCCACGCGATGGGCGGGCGCTTCTTTTACAATGACGATATGTCCGCCCTGAACTTTAAGGGCGAGAGGGTCGCGCTGGAGGCGTTTCTCAAGCAAATTCATGACCACCTCGACGACCCCACCCCGCCGTCGTTCTATATCGGCTCAACCGATCTGGGCCTTTATCTGCCGGGCTTACGCGATGACAATGACCTGATCCTGAACCACGACATGTTCGAAGCCAACCCGCCGCTGGCCAGCATCTGGATCGGCAACCGCACCACCGCCACCTGTCACTTTGATATGTCGCATAATCTGGCGGTGTGCGTGGCGGGTAAGCGCCGCTTTACCCTGTTTCCGCCGGATCAGGTTCACAACCTCTATCCCGGCCCGCTGGAGCCGACCCCCGGCGGGCAGGTCGTCAGCATGGTTGATTTCCGCAATCCGGATCATGAGCGTTTCCCGCGCTTTCGTGAGGCCCTGGCGCAGGCTCAGGTCGCTGATATGGAACCCGGCGATGTGCTGTTCTATCCGGCGCTTTGGTGGCACCATGTCGAGGCGCTGGAGCCCTTCAACATCCTGATAAACTACTGGTGGAATACGTCACCCGCCTTCATGGATACGCCGTGGACGACGCTGCTGCACGGGATGCTCAGCCTGCGCGATCGGCCTGAGCCTGAAAAGGCGGCCTGGCGCGAACTGTTCGACTACTACATCTTTGGCCCGGCCGACGTTCCTGCTGCCCATCTGCCAGAGGCGGTGCGCGGCGCTCTGGCCCCACTCGATACCCTGACGGCGCGGCGCCTGCGGGCGCAGATACTCCAGAAACTGAACCGATAA
- a CDS encoding DMT family transporter: MPTSDSQTPDITSVAPPHAGLVQARTSPAIWGPMSGIAAMIIVIAVWTGFSLSARGLSHLNLTPADAALVRFGLPALLFLPLLKSRWPHIRRAPLSAVLSVFAGGGLPFYLIAVKGATLTSAALSAALIPGGSVLIVSLFQTIGARSKMSVPVITGFALIACGLLAVTMVSGLNTGITALSPLGTALVFAAGALWALFTLSVRQTGLDAIGVSLVQCLPSLAALAVLSSLGYAPIRLGLHNIVSAWPFILAHGLGTGLMAGLCYAFAIRKLGAVQASALGSLSPAVTAVCAGLFLGEPLTPLLLTGAALVSAGVILLNLKASKTHANPPAQAIKKSAATLHNF, translated from the coding sequence ATGCCGACATCAGACTCGCAAACGCCCGATATTACCTCTGTCGCCCCGCCACATGCCGGCCTGGTGCAGGCGCGAACGTCACCTGCTATCTGGGGCCCGATGTCGGGCATAGCCGCCATGATCATCGTCATCGCCGTCTGGACAGGCTTTAGTTTATCCGCGCGCGGCCTTAGCCATCTGAACCTGACGCCTGCCGATGCGGCTCTGGTCCGGTTTGGCCTGCCGGCCCTGCTGTTCCTGCCCTTGCTGAAATCACGCTGGCCCCACATCCGCCGCGCCCCTTTAAGCGCCGTCCTGTCGGTGTTCGCCGGGGGTGGCCTGCCGTTTTACCTGATCGCCGTTAAGGGGGCGACCCTGACCTCTGCCGCCCTGTCGGCCGCACTGATCCCCGGCGGCAGCGTCCTGATTGTCAGCCTGTTTCAAACCATAGGCGCGCGCTCAAAAATGTCCGTCCCGGTCATCACGGGGTTCGCCCTGATCGCCTGCGGCCTGCTGGCAGTCACCATGGTCAGCGGCCTGAATACGGGCATCACCGCCCTGTCGCCGCTGGGTACGGCACTTGTGTTTGCCGCTGGGGCGCTGTGGGCTCTGTTTACCCTGTCGGTGCGCCAAACCGGCCTCGATGCGATCGGCGTGTCCCTGGTGCAGTGCCTGCCGTCTCTGGCCGCTCTGGCGGTTCTGTCGAGCTTGGGCTACGCCCCCATTCGTCTGGGCCTGCATAATATTGTATCGGCCTGGCCATTCATACTGGCGCACGGTCTTGGCACCGGGCTGATGGCAGGCCTGTGCTACGCCTTCGCGATCCGCAAGCTGGGCGCGGTGCAAGCCTCAGCGCTGGGGTCGCTGTCACCGGCCGTCACGGCCGTCTGCGCGGGCCTCTTCCTGGGAGAACCGCTGACGCCATTGCTGTTAACCGGGGCGGCCCTGGTCTCGGCAGGTGTTATCCTACTCAATCTAAAAGCTTCGAAAACCCACGCAAATCCCCCCGCTCAAGCCATTAAAAAATCGGCCGCCACCCTTCATAATTTTTAA
- a CDS encoding beta-galactosidase encodes MKASAAISAMVWALAGGASAETLTLDASAPPLAPVEGTLKMGANRAPDGTVISVNNQYLMIGGKPVVPVMGEFHYSRFPRAYWEEQLLKMKAAGVNVIATYVIWQHHEEQAGQSDWEGDLDLRAFIELCQKHGLYAYLRPGPWVHAEVRFGGIPDWVVDSVPTRSNDPTYLSYVEAFYGKVAEQSKGLLWKDGGPVIGVQLENEYNRNGYLQGRDHISKLKEIALKVGLDVPLYSVTGWDNALFPRGEVIPVFGSYVDEPWSASATILPPKSSYMFQFGVRNEKGLGAQGSTSTQDDGGRDTDITPFFGAEYGGGVPTMYRRRPIIKPDDISKMTLTKIGSGVNLMGYYMFQGGQNPPGSPTREETVATGGFNDMAKLGYDFQAPLGQYGQAHPVLNQLKPIHYFLEAFGDRVAPTHAYAPVAQPTGSDDLKTLRWSFRGNGQSGFVFVNNYVRQYDMAAHKDVRFEVKLNGKTVTLPSAGVDIKSGDNFMWPVNFDLSGINLLWASAQPVTKIADGEGDLYIFARSGDIAPEFAFGPEVTVKGGALKDGLRIVSTKAGTGAVIKATANGKTARLLLLTDDQAKHLTRVDLGGKAHVVLSDAHVFGNDHGGFDLRQTGKAEFNFSIYPAPDKATTGDTTLKAGKKDGIFTVYQAKVPAKTLTVELTPLRPAQKAPPLKTYGPRNTPVVPEPESFAASAAWTITVPSDALTGVADAYLDIAYQGDVARLFSGARLIDDEFYNGKVWRIGLKRYAGIIDKPLTLTIMPMREDSKVYLDASVRPQFTDGQVAKVTSVTLTPEYGLTIMP; translated from the coding sequence ATGAAGGCATCCGCGGCGATCAGTGCAATGGTTTGGGCCTTGGCGGGGGGCGCAAGCGCCGAAACCCTGACGCTGGATGCCAGTGCACCACCCCTGGCACCGGTCGAGGGCACGCTGAAGATGGGGGCGAACCGTGCACCTGATGGCACCGTCATTTCCGTCAATAATCAGTACCTGATGATTGGCGGCAAGCCCGTCGTACCGGTCATGGGCGAATTTCACTACAGCCGTTTTCCGCGCGCCTATTGGGAGGAGCAACTCCTGAAAATGAAGGCGGCGGGCGTCAATGTCATCGCGACCTACGTCATCTGGCAGCACCACGAAGAACAGGCTGGTCAGTCCGATTGGGAGGGCGACCTTGATCTGCGCGCCTTTATCGAGTTGTGCCAGAAGCATGGGCTTTATGCGTATTTGAGGCCCGGCCCGTGGGTCCATGCCGAGGTACGCTTTGGCGGCATTCCTGACTGGGTGGTTGATTCGGTGCCGACGCGGTCTAACGATCCGACCTATTTGTCCTACGTCGAAGCGTTTTACGGTAAGGTCGCTGAACAATCGAAGGGCCTGCTGTGGAAGGACGGCGGGCCGGTCATCGGCGTGCAGTTGGAAAACGAGTATAACCGCAATGGTTATCTTCAAGGCCGCGACCATATCTCAAAACTCAAAGAAATCGCGCTCAAGGTCGGGCTGGATGTGCCGCTCTATTCGGTGACGGGTTGGGACAATGCCCTGTTCCCGCGTGGTGAGGTCATTCCGGTGTTCGGCTCATACGTCGATGAGCCTTGGTCGGCATCTGCCACCATCCTGCCGCCGAAATCGAGCTACATGTTCCAGTTTGGCGTGCGCAATGAAAAAGGACTAGGGGCGCAGGGCTCGACCTCCACCCAAGACGATGGCGGGCGCGACACCGACATCACGCCGTTTTTCGGGGCGGAGTATGGCGGCGGGGTGCCGACGATGTACCGGCGCAGACCGATTATAAAGCCTGATGATATCTCGAAAATGACCCTGACCAAGATCGGCTCAGGTGTGAATCTGATGGGCTATTATATGTTTCAGGGCGGTCAGAACCCACCGGGGTCACCGACCCGCGAAGAAACCGTGGCCACCGGCGGCTTCAACGATATGGCTAAGTTAGGCTATGATTTTCAGGCGCCGTTGGGCCAGTACGGTCAGGCCCATCCGGTGCTGAACCAGTTGAAACCGATCCACTATTTCCTTGAGGCGTTTGGCGATCGGGTGGCGCCGACCCATGCTTACGCGCCCGTCGCGCAACCGACCGGTTCGGATGATCTCAAAACCCTGCGCTGGTCGTTTCGGGGGAATGGTCAGTCGGGTTTTGTGTTCGTCAACAACTATGTCCGTCAGTACGATATGGCCGCACACAAAGACGTGCGGTTTGAGGTCAAGCTTAACGGTAAGACCGTGACCCTGCCATCAGCCGGTGTCGATATCAAAAGCGGCGATAATTTTATGTGGCCGGTCAATTTCGACCTGTCAGGCATCAATCTGCTGTGGGCGTCAGCCCAGCCGGTTACAAAAATCGCGGACGGTGAGGGCGACCTCTATATCTTTGCCCGCAGCGGCGATATCGCGCCGGAATTTGCCTTTGGACCGGAGGTGACGGTTAAGGGGGGAGCGCTGAAAGACGGTCTGCGCATTGTCTCGACTAAGGCCGGTACGGGGGCTGTGATCAAGGCCACCGCCAACGGTAAAACCGCGCGCCTCCTGCTGTTGACCGACGATCAAGCCAAGCACCTGACCAGAGTTGATCTGGGTGGCAAGGCTCATGTAGTGTTAAGCGACGCCCATGTCTTTGGTAATGATCACGGCGGGTTTGACCTGCGCCAGACGGGTAAGGCTGAGTTTAATTTCAGCATTTATCCGGCGCCCGATAAGGCCACGACCGGGGATACGACGCTGAAAGCCGGCAAAAAGGACGGCATTTTCACCGTCTATCAGGCCAAGGTGCCCGCAAAAACCCTGACGGTCGAACTGACACCGCTTAGGCCCGCGCAAAAAGCGCCGCCGCTTAAAACCTACGGCCCACGTAACACGCCGGTAGTGCCGGAACCGGAAAGCTTTGCCGCGTCTGCCGCATGGACGATCACAGTGCCATCCGATGCCTTGACCGGTGTGGCGGATGCGTACCTCGATATTGCCTACCAAGGCGATGTGGCCCGCTTGTTCTCTGGCGCGCGCCTGATCGACGATGAGTTCTACAACGGCAAGGTCTGGCGGATTGGGCTCAAGCGCTATGCGGGGATAATCGATAAGCCGCTAACCCTGACCATCATGCCGATGCGTGAGGATTCAAAGGTTTATCTGGATGCGAGCGTGCGCCCGCAGTTTACGGACGGGCAGGTGGCCAAGGTCACTTCGGTGACCCTGACACCGGAATATGGCCTGACTATAATGCCATAA
- a CDS encoding MarR family winged helix-turn-helix transcriptional regulator, which produces MRQGLPEYSAYLPHNIEQLSEMVSAIAAAAHDAHGLTATEWRILAMLSAHGRVPQKAIAAGVGVEKVVAWRAITSLRKKRFVSRQFCEGDYRAYDLFLTEAGRHKFEDTVPVARDREAVLIAGLTRDEVRRLCELLKKLAPAEAADDDAEAFSAHLPTDFKQASAA; this is translated from the coding sequence ATGCGCCAGGGATTGCCGGAATACAGCGCCTATTTACCGCATAATATTGAGCAATTGTCTGAGATGGTGTCGGCTATTGCCGCGGCGGCTCATGACGCTCACGGGCTGACCGCCACCGAATGGCGTATCCTGGCGATGCTGAGCGCTCACGGGCGCGTGCCGCAAAAAGCCATCGCGGCGGGCGTTGGTGTGGAAAAGGTGGTTGCTTGGCGCGCCATTACCAGCCTGCGCAAGAAGCGCTTTGTCAGCCGCCAATTCTGCGAAGGTGACTACCGCGCCTATGACCTGTTTCTAACGGAAGCGGGCCGTCACAAATTTGAAGACACTGTGCCGGTAGCGCGCGACCGCGAAGCGGTGCTGATTGCCGGATTGACGCGTGATGAGGTGCGCCGCCTGTGTGAGTTGCTAAAAAAGCTAGCCCCGGCTGAGGCCGCTGACGATGACGCTGAGGCGTTTTCAGCCCATTTGCCTACCGACTTCAAGCAGGCCAGCGCCGCCTAG